One Staphylococcus simiae genomic region harbors:
- a CDS encoding phosphoglycerate kinase codes for MAKKIVSDLDLKGKTVLVRADFNVPLKDGEITNDNRIVQALPTIQYIIEQGGKVVLFSHLGKVKEESDKEKLTLRPVAEDLSQKLGKDVVFVPETRGETLETAIKNLKEGDVLLVENTRFEDLDGKKESKNDPELGKYWASLGDVFVNDAFGTAHREHASNVGISSNLETAAGYLMDKEIKFIGGVVNDPKKPVVAILGGAKVSDKINVIKNLVNIADKIIIGGGMAYTFLKAQGKEIGLSLLEEDKIDFAKELLEKHGDRIVLPVDAKVAKEFSNDAKITVVSIDDIPADQEAMDIGPNTVKLFADELEGAHTVVWNGPMGVFEFSNFAQGTIGVCKAIANLKDAITIIGGGDSAAAAISLGFEKDFTHISTGGGASLEYLEGKELPGIKAIDDK; via the coding sequence ATGGCTAAAAAAATTGTTTCTGATTTAGATTTGAAAGGTAAAACAGTTTTAGTGCGTGCCGATTTTAATGTGCCATTAAAAGATGGAGAAATTACAAACGATAACCGTATTGTTCAAGCTTTACCAACGATTCAATATATTATTGAACAAGGTGGCAAAGTTGTTTTATTCTCACACTTAGGTAAAGTAAAAGAAGAAAGTGACAAAGAAAAATTAACATTACGCCCAGTTGCTGAAGATTTATCACAAAAATTAGGTAAAGATGTTGTCTTTGTTCCTGAAACACGTGGAGAAACTTTAGAAACAGCTATCAAAAATCTTAAAGAAGGCGACGTATTATTAGTTGAAAATACTCGTTTCGAAGATTTAGATGGTAAAAAAGAATCTAAAAATGATCCTGAATTAGGTAAATATTGGGCTTCACTAGGCGACGTTTTCGTCAATGATGCTTTCGGTACAGCGCACCGTGAACATGCTTCTAACGTTGGTATTTCATCGAATCTTGAAACTGCAGCTGGTTATTTAATGGACAAAGAAATTAAATTTATTGGTGGCGTAGTTAATGATCCTAAGAAACCTGTTGTAGCTATCTTAGGTGGTGCTAAAGTTTCTGACAAAATTAATGTTATCAAAAACTTAGTTAACATTGCAGATAAAATTATTATCGGTGGTGGAATGGCGTATACATTCTTGAAAGCCCAAGGTAAAGAAATCGGTTTATCATTACTTGAAGAAGATAAAATTGATTTCGCTAAAGAATTACTTGAAAAACATGGTGACAGAATTGTCTTACCAGTTGATGCAAAAGTAGCTAAAGAATTTTCTAATGATGCAAAAATCACTGTAGTTTCAATAGATGATATCCCTGCTGACCAAGAAGCAATGGATATTGGTCCTAACACAGTTAAATTATTTGCTGATGAATTAGAAGGTGCTCATACAGTAGTATGGAATGGACCTATGGGTGTATTCGAATTTAGTAACTTTGCTCAAGGTACTATCGGTGTATGTAAAGCAATTGCTAATCTTAAAGATGCTATCACAATTATTGGTGGCGGAGATTCAGCTGCTGCAGCAATCTCATTAGGATTCGAAAAAGACTTCACACATATTTCTACTGGTGGCGGTGCATCATTAGAATATCTTGAAGGTAAAGAATTACCTGGTATTAAAGCAATAGATGATAAATAA
- the tpiA gene encoding triose-phosphate isomerase, whose protein sequence is MRTPIIAGNWKMNKTVQEAKDFINQLPTLPDSKEVESVICAPTIQLDALTTAIKEGKAQGLEIGAQNAYFEDSGAFTGETSPVALADLGVKYVVIGHSERRELFHETDEEINKKAHAIFNYGMTPIICVGETDEERESGKANDVVGNQVKKAVAGLSDEQLKQVVIAYEPIWAIGTGKSSTSEDANEMCAFVRQTIADLSSKEVSEATRIQYGGSVKPNNIKEYMAQSDIDGALVGGASLKVEDFVALLEGAK, encoded by the coding sequence ATGAGAACACCAATTATAGCTGGTAACTGGAAAATGAATAAAACAGTACAAGAAGCAAAAGATTTTATTAACCAATTACCTACATTACCAGATTCAAAAGAAGTAGAATCAGTTATTTGTGCACCTACAATTCAATTAGATGCATTAACAACTGCAATTAAAGAAGGTAAAGCACAAGGATTAGAAATCGGTGCTCAAAATGCTTACTTCGAAGACAGTGGTGCATTTACAGGTGAAACTTCACCAGTTGCATTAGCAGATTTAGGCGTTAAATATGTTGTTATTGGACATTCAGAACGTCGTGAGTTATTCCATGAAACTGATGAAGAAATTAATAAAAAAGCACATGCAATCTTTAATTACGGTATGACACCAATTATTTGTGTTGGTGAAACTGATGAAGAGCGTGAAAGTGGAAAAGCTAACGATGTCGTTGGTAATCAAGTGAAAAAAGCTGTTGCTGGTTTATCTGATGAGCAACTTAAACAAGTAGTGATTGCTTATGAACCAATCTGGGCAATTGGTACAGGTAAATCTTCTACATCTGAAGATGCAAATGAAATGTGTGCATTTGTACGTCAAACAATTGCAGACTTATCTAGTAAAGAAGTATCTGAAGCTACTCGTATTCAATATGGTGGTAGTGTTAAACCTAACAACATTAAAGAATATATGGCTCAATCAGATATCGATGGCGCACTAGTAGGTGGGGCATCACTTAAAGTTGAAGATTTTGTAGCATTGTTAGAAGGTGCAAAATAA